From the Mycobacterium sp. 155 genome, the window TGCAAGATAACGGTGCTGCGGGTGCGTACGTTGGCCGCGGTCCTGATGCGTTGCAGCAAGTCCTCCAGCGCCCGCGCTGACGCGACCCGCACCTGCAGGACGTAACTCTCGTCACCGGCCACCGAATGACACGATTCGATTTCGGGGATGTTCTCCAACCGGGCAGGCGCATCATCGGGTTGAGACGGATCGAGAGGAGTGATGGCCACGAACGCCGACAGCATGTTGCCCAACGCCTCGGGATTGAGCCGCGCCGAGTATCCGGTCACCACGCCACGCGCTTCCAGTCGGCGCACCCGAGCTTGTACCGCCGACACCGACAACCCCGCCACCGCGGCCAGGTGTGCCAGTGTGGCCCGGCCGTCGCCCACGAGTTCACGTACCAAGACCCGGTCGATGCCGTCCAGCGGTTGTTCGTCCGGTTCACCCATGGCCCGAACTGTAACCCCTTGACCCCGCTCTCATTCCGGGCAGATCAGAAAGGCGCACGATGACCACGACCGAACGGACTCAGTTGCCCACCGCCGATGACCTGCGCCGTCAAGTGCGGCAAGCCTTCGAGGCCGTCGGTGCGACGGTCACGCTCGGCCCTCCCGGCGCGCACCTAGCCGGCGTGCCGGCAAGTACGCCCATCACCGGGGACGTGCTGTTCACCATCGCCGAAGACACTCCCGAACAGGTGGATGCCGCCATAGCCGAAGCCGCACAGGCATTTTCGACCTGGCGCACCACCCCCGCGCCGGTGCGGGGCGCCCTCGTCGGCCGGCTGGGTGAGTTGCTCGTAGAGCACAACGACGCGTTGGCGACACTGGTCACGATCGAGGCCGGGAAGATCGTCTCGGAGGCCTTGGGCGAGGTGCAGGAGATGATCGACGTCTGCCAGTTCGCCGTCGGGCTGTCCCGGCAGCTCTACGGCCGTACCATTGCCTCCGAACGTCCGGGCCATCGACTCATGGAAACCTGGCACCCACTGGGTGTGGTCGGTGTCATCACCGCCTTCAATTTCCCCGTCGCGGTGTGGGCATGGAACACCGCGGTTGCGCTCGTGTGTGGTGACACCGTGGTGTGGAAACCGTCTGAGCTGACACCGCTGACCGCCATCGCCTGTCAGGCTCTGATCGAGCGGGCCGCCGCAGATGTCGGAGCCCCGGCGTCGGTGAGCCGACTGCTGCTCGGCGGCCGTGAGCTCGGAGAGCGGCTGGTCGACGACCCGCGCGTGGCGCTGGTGAGTGCGACCGGCTCGGTACGGATGGGTCGGGAGGTCGGGCCGCGGGTGGCGGCCCGGTTCGGCAAGGTCCTACTCGAGCTCGGTGGCAACAATGGGGCGGTGGTCGCTCCGTCGGCCGACCTCGACCTGGCAGTGCGCGCGATAGTCTTCTCCGCCGCAGGTACCGCGGGGCAGCGCTGCACCACGCTTCGCCGGCTGATCGTGCACTCGAGCGTCGCGGACGAGCTGGTGACGCGGATCGTCGCGGCATATCGCAGCCTGCCCGTCGGCGCCCCGGGAAGTGACGGCACGCTCGTCGGGCCGCTCATTCACGCGCGCGCCTACCGCGACATGGTGGGAGCGCTGGACCAGGCCCGAGCCGACGGTGGTGAGGTGTTCGGCGGCGAGCGCCATAACCTCGGTGACTTGGGCGGACGCGAGGAGCAATCAGGCGGGGGCGCACGCGAGGAGCAATCAGGAGAGGGCGCGTTTTACGTGGCGCCCGCGGTGGTACGAATGCCCGCCCAGACGGCCGTGGTACACACCGAGACATTCGCGCCGATCCTCTACGTGCTGACCTACGATTCGCTCGACGAGGCCATTGCACTGAACAATGCGGTGCCGCAGGGCCTTTCATCGGCCATCTTCACCACCGATGTGCGCGAGGCAGAGCGTTTCCTTGCTGCCGACGGCTCCGACTGCGGTATCGCCAACGTCAACATCGGGACGTCCGGCGCCGAGATCGGCGGGGCGTTCGGCGGCGAGAAGCAGACCGGCGGTGGCCGAGAGTCCGGATCGGACGCCTGGAAAGCTTATATGCGCCGCGCCACCAACACCGTCAACTACTCGTCTGAGCTGCCGCTGGCCCAGGGCGTGCATTTCGGCTGACCAGGCCCCGGCGGCGAATGCGGTGGCGGCCTCATCATCCGTTTCGGCAGAAAGTCCGGTAAGCAGATGGGATGCAGATCGAAGACCGGGTAGCGATAGTGACCGGTGCCGGCTCGGGTATCGGCCGGGCCGTGGCGCGGGTGTTGAGTGCGGCGGGTACCCGGGTGGTTGTCGGCGATATCGACGAAACGGGTGCCGCAGAAACCGCGGCGCTCGTTCGCGATTCCGGCGGCTCCGCGGTGGCCACTCGCGCCGACGCCGCGGCAACCGCGGACATCGAGAGTCTCGTCGCGCTGGCCGAAGCCGAGTTCGGGCCGGTCGACATCTATGTCGCCAACGCCGGGATCATGGGCGTGCCCGGCCTGGGCACCGATGCGGACTGGGATGTCATCCTCGACGTCAACCTGCGAGCGCATATCAGAGCGGCGAACATCGTTGTCCCCCGGTGGCTCTCGCGCGTCGAAGGATATTTCGTCTCGGTCTCCTCGGCGGCCGGGTTGCTGTCGCAGATCGGCGCGGCCGGGTACACCGTCACCAAGCACGCAGCGGTCGGGTTCGCCGAGTGGCTGGCCATCACCTACGGCGACGCCGGTGTCGGGGTGAGTTGTGTGTGCCCGCTTGGGGTTGATACGCCGTTACTCGATGCGGTGCGCGCGGCGGCCGACCCCGACACCCACGCCAGCGCCGAAGCCGTGGTGCGGTCCGGCGCAGTGATCACCGCCGAGCAGGTGGCTACGGCCACCGTCGACGCCATCCGCGCCGATCAGTTCCTGGTGTTACCGCACCCTGAAGTGCTCGACATGTACCGCCGCAAAGGCAGCGACTACGACCAGTGGATCTCGGGAATGCGCCGCTACCAGAGGACACTTCGCGGTATCTAAACGCCTGAACGGTCAGGCTCTGCGTGGGTAGCTCAGTACATGGGCAGCCCGGCGGGCAGTCACCCACCCGTGGTCTGGCCGCGCGGCGCGCGGCGGGCGACCGGTGGGACATATTCTCCCAGCAGGGTGCGGTGCCACCAGATCCGTTCGTGCCTGAGTTCATGCCAACTGCTGAAGCGGTAGCGGTAGACCCGGGCCCGCACGTAGTACGGGGGCGATTCGGGAAAAGGATTGCGCCGCAACAGACGAATGGTGCCGGGGTCGTTGTCGAGCAACAGCCGCAGGAAAGCAGGCAACCAGTCCTGCCCATACGCCGGGGATATCGCGACGAACCACATCAACCAGTCCAGGCGCAGGTGGTACGGGGCGATCTGCGGCGGCCGACGGTGCACATCGCCTGGCTTCCCCTTGAACTCGTACTCCTGCCAGACCGTGTGCTCGGTCAGTCGGGTGTCTGCAGTGCCTTCGATGACCACCTCATCGCGAGTGCGGCCGACCACACCGAACGCTCCGTAGGTGTTCACCAGGTGGTACCTATTGAAAGACGCGTTCATTCGCTGTCGGCGTGATAGCAGATTGCGCACCGGCCAGTAACTCAGGACGACCACCGCCGCCGTGAAGGCGATGA encodes:
- a CDS encoding aldehyde dehydrogenase family protein; translated protein: MTTTERTQLPTADDLRRQVRQAFEAVGATVTLGPPGAHLAGVPASTPITGDVLFTIAEDTPEQVDAAIAEAAQAFSTWRTTPAPVRGALVGRLGELLVEHNDALATLVTIEAGKIVSEALGEVQEMIDVCQFAVGLSRQLYGRTIASERPGHRLMETWHPLGVVGVITAFNFPVAVWAWNTAVALVCGDTVVWKPSELTPLTAIACQALIERAAADVGAPASVSRLLLGGRELGERLVDDPRVALVSATGSVRMGREVGPRVAARFGKVLLELGGNNGAVVAPSADLDLAVRAIVFSAAGTAGQRCTTLRRLIVHSSVADELVTRIVAAYRSLPVGAPGSDGTLVGPLIHARAYRDMVGALDQARADGGEVFGGERHNLGDLGGREEQSGGGAREEQSGEGAFYVAPAVVRMPAQTAVVHTETFAPILYVLTYDSLDEAIALNNAVPQGLSSAIFTTDVREAERFLAADGSDCGIANVNIGTSGAEIGGAFGGEKQTGGGRESGSDAWKAYMRRATNTVNYSSELPLAQGVHFG
- a CDS encoding SDR family oxidoreductase; translation: MQIEDRVAIVTGAGSGIGRAVARVLSAAGTRVVVGDIDETGAAETAALVRDSGGSAVATRADAAATADIESLVALAEAEFGPVDIYVANAGIMGVPGLGTDADWDVILDVNLRAHIRAANIVVPRWLSRVEGYFVSVSSAAGLLSQIGAAGYTVTKHAAVGFAEWLAITYGDAGVGVSCVCPLGVDTPLLDAVRAAADPDTHASAEAVVRSGAVITAEQVATATVDAIRADQFLVLPHPEVLDMYRRKGSDYDQWISGMRRYQRTLRGI
- a CDS encoding Lrp/AsnC family transcriptional regulator produces the protein MGEPDEQPLDGIDRVLVRELVGDGRATLAHLAAVAGLSVSAVQARVRRLEARGVVTGYSARLNPEALGNMLSAFVAITPLDPSQPDDAPARLENIPEIESCHSVAGDESYVLQVRVASARALEDLLQRIRTAANVRTRSTVILQTFYTGRNFIP